Proteins from a genomic interval of Arachis hypogaea cultivar Tifrunner chromosome 10, arahy.Tifrunner.gnm2.J5K5, whole genome shotgun sequence:
- the LOC114924533 gene encoding uncharacterized protein: protein MSDRVLLKVYYFGQILLQTSEGVTFVCENPLDLVIPFTISFEELKGVICERIDSERARRISCILYRNPVQVFGGFVQFQTKYVTDEVSMQDMFSMYIENRRQVSFIELYVEFEQCEADRNIVREDYNSDSEDEFESNYEVVGPDGDGVPGDGGMAPDVSDVATALAQDVPFEEPSFMRVLDLEAMHVPEFPDYINTEIPVVADGEFAVGMEFSSRDAVVKAIKEYTIRRSVDYRVYESEPLTFYAKCIQYGSGCDWLIRVSMISRKYCWVVRRYNGSHTCTRATICQDHSKLDSTTIAEAIKPLVEADPALKVKSVIAEVQSKFNYTVSYRKAWLAKQKAVEKIFGGWEASYEALPIWFEAMCHKEPSAVVHFETMPAYQGDDLVTDIRVLHRVFWSYYPCIRAFRHCKPVVQVDGTHLYGKYKGCLLVAVSQDGNNNIVPIAFAIVEGETSDAWHFFLSNLRQHVVTRDGVGLISDRHESINAAVERSNGAWSPPRAFHMFCIRHIESNFLRKFKAPYLQKLVVNIDIRGRCVSTRCVTNVYENGMRHTLTG from the exons ATGAGTGATAGAGTGTTATTGaaagtgtattattttggtcagattttgttacaaacatctGAAGGAGTAACATTTGTTTGTGAGAATCCATTAGATCTGGTGATTCCTTTTACAATCTCATTTGAAGAGTTAAAGGGTGTGATATGTGAAAGGATTGATTCTGAGAGGGCAAGAAGGATATCATGTATTCTATACAGAAATCCTGTACAAGTGTTTGGTGGATTCGTCCAGTTTCAAACGAAATATGTAACGGACGAAGTGAGCATGCAAGATATGTTTTCCATGTATATTGAAAATCGGAGACAGGTGTCGTTCATCGAGTTGTATGTGGAGTTTGAGCAATGTGAGGCCGACCGTAATATTGTACGGGAGGATTACAATAGTGACAGCGAGGATGAGTTCGAAAGCAACTACGAAGTTGTTGGTCCAGATGGAGATGGGGTTCCAGGTGACGGAGGTATGGCTCCGGATGTATCTGATGTCGCAACTGCTCTGGCACAGGATGtgccgtttgaggagccatcattcatgcgagttttggatttggaagccatgcatgttccgGAGTTTCCGGATTATATCAATACTG AAATTCCTGttgtcgcagatggtgaatttgccgTTGGGATGGAATTCAGTTCGAGGGATGCTGTTGTTAAGGCGATAAAAGAGTATACTATACGAAGAAGCGTAGATTATcgggtgtatgagtctgagccgttgacattttatgcgAAGTGTATACAGTATGGGTCAGGATGTGATTGGCTTATCCGGGTTAGCATGATCAGCCGGAAGTACTGTTGGGTTGTAAGGAGGTATAATGGCAGTCACACATGTACCAGAGCAACAATTTGTCAGGATCATTCTAAGCTGGACTCAACAACGATTGCAGAAGCAATTAAGCCGTTGGTTGAGGCTGACCCCGCCTTAAAGGTAAAATCGGTTATAGCGGAGGTCCAATCGAAGTTCAACTACACTGTTAGCTATcggaaagcatggttggctaagcaaaaggcagtggaaaaaatatttggaggctGGGAGGCATCGTACGAAGCGTTgcctatatggtttgaggccatgtgtcacaagGAGCCGTCAGCTGTTGTtcattttgagactatgcctgcatatcaaggTGATGACTTGGTGACTGATATTCGGGTATTGCATCGTGTAttttggagttattacccctgCATTCGAGCTTTCAGACATTGTAAGCCAGTTGTCCAGGTCGATGGGACCCACTTGTATGGAAAGTACAAGGGTTGTCTACTAGTGGCCGTGTCACAGGATGGCAACAACAATATCGTCCCAATTGCGTTTGCTattgtggagggagagacttcAGATGCGTGGCACTTTTTTCTGAGTAACCTTCGTCAGCACGTTGTCACTCGGGATGGTGTGGGGCTTATATCTGACCGTCATGAATCCATAAATGCAGCTGTGGAAAGGAGTAATGGGGCTTGGTCACCTCCGAGAGCCTTTCATatgttttgcatcaggcatatagagtcCAATTTTTTGAGGAAATTCAAGGCTCCGTACTTGCAGAAACTTGTCGTCAACATAG ATATTCGAGGACGGTGCGTGAGTACGAGGTGCGTTACCAACGTTTACGAGAACGGGATGAGGCATACACTGACTGGTTAA